CACGAAGCAAGCAAGATACTGCATAATTGCCATCGACTACATGACCAAGTGGGTCGAAGCCTGACCATTATCGGCAATAACCAAAGAAGCAGCAAAGAAGTTCTTCCCAGAGCAGATTATCCTCCGATTCGGGATTCTGAAAATTTGCATCTCTGACAATGGGACTCAGTTTATTGGAAACAAGTTTCGCAAGTTCCTGCAACACTTCAGAATCGAACAAAGATTTAGCTCAGTCGCCCATCCGCAAGGGAATGGGGCAATCGAAGCGGCAAACAAAGTGATCTTTCGAGGTATCAAGAAGAGGCTGGGCGAGGCTAAAGGAAGATGGTCAGAAGAACTCCCTTGGATCTTGTGAGCCTACCAAATGACCCCTAGGACTTCAACTGGGGAAAATCCTTTCAGAATGGCCTATGGGACCGAAGCCCTAGTTCCAGTCGAAGTGGGATTGGGATCATACCGAACTGAGGTCTACAATATGGAAACTAACAACTTTGGACTAAGGGCGAACGTGGACTTATTGGAGGAAGAAAGAGAAGCTGCCTACCAAAGGAACATGAAATACTTGCTACAGGCAGCCCAATATTATGACTCCAACATTAAGAAGAGGTCGTTCGGAGTAGGGGACCAAGTCCTAAGGGAGCTGGCTGCTTCTATGCCCACCAAACAAGGAAAGCTTCAGCCTAACTGGGAAGGGCCTTATAAGGCGACTGAGGTCATTCGCCCAGGAACATACAAGCTTGAAACATTAACAGGAGAAGCAATTAAAAACACCTGGCACGCCAGTCGCCTTCGAAAGTTTTATCAGTAAGAAATTTCCTTTTAAagtcaatttgtactttgagttctATATATGAAAAGTGTAAGAAGTTTAATCATAAATGAAACTGCACTTTGTCAAATTTATCTTTATTAAATACCAAATGCTGGGCCGACGAAGTATTATCTAGGGGCGATCCAAAAGAAGATAAACCCCTCGGCCAACACATTTGTTCTATTTACGAATGATGAATGAATGAATAAGAATCTAGAGGCAATCCCACTAAAATCAAACATTCTTCGCTCTACCACTATTATTTAATTTGTAATAGATCCACGGTCAGGATGAAGGAAGAGTCTTTAGGGGCGTTCCTGAGCTAAGACCTTCTCCTTCGTCCTTCCCTTATtgtttgaaaataataaagaaggGTGACGAAGCTCTGGTCTAGGGGCAATCCCAAAGAAGACCAGCCCTTCATTCGCCCACCAAAAGCTATAAAAGTCTTAACAGCCCGAATCCATCTTCGGCCTTTAACACTCGAGGCCGTAAGAGGTAGTAAGGTATTAAAATCGCTAGGCGAATGATAAAGCCAAAGATGCGATTCATTTTATTACAATTGTCAAGGCACACCAAAAAGCCGAAGATATAATTCGTTTTATTAAAATTGCTAAGGCGAATGAATAAAGCCGAAGATGCGATTCATTTTATTACAATTGTTAAGGCAAACCAAAAAGCCGAAGATGCGATTCATTTTATTACAATTGTTAAGGCAAACCAAAAAGCCGAAGATACAATTCGTTTTATTGAAATCGCTAAGGCGAATGAATAAAGTCGAAGATGCGATTCATTTTATTACAATTGTTAAGGCAAACGATAAAGCCGGAGAtacaattcattttattaaaatgtCTAAGGCAAATGACAGCCGAATACGCGGCTAAATTAAAAGACAGAAACAATGCTAACAAAAGATGAAAGATGCATTAAAATATAAAAGCCCGAAGGCTGTTAAATTACAAAAGCTCGAAGGCAGGAGTATCAATTACAAAAAATGAAATTACAAGTAAAGAAGATGAACAAAGGAAGTCGCTGTAAGAGTTGGGTATGACCATAGAAACACCAACGACAAACTTCGCAACAAGATCATCTTCAGTCATGTCAAGCACCTCAGTGCTAGCTGGAAGCTTAGTCCTGAGGATCTTCGTCTGAGAGCTCTTCGTCTTCACCGGAGGAGACAAGAGGGGCTTCAACTGCTAGTCGGCCGATAGGATCCTCCAGGCTGTCGTCCAGCAGCTGCTTATAATCCCAGTTAAGGTCGTGAGCCTTCTCCAATACATAATCAGCGCCGAACTGGAAGCAGCGCTCTTCCGTCAGGTCCAGCTGTTTCTGCTTCTTTCGAAGCTCCTTGC
This genomic interval from Apium graveolens cultivar Ventura chromosome 8, ASM990537v1, whole genome shotgun sequence contains the following:
- the LOC141680171 gene encoding uncharacterized protein LOC141680171; translated protein: MTPRTSTGENPFRMAYGTEALVPVEVGLGSYRTEVYNMETNNFGLRANVDLLEEEREAAYQRNMKYLLQAAQYYDSNIKKRSFGVGDQVLRELAASMPTKQGKLQPNWEGPYKATEVIRPGTYKLETLTGEAIKNTWHASRLRKFYQ